In Saccharothrix syringae, the following are encoded in one genomic region:
- the mmsA gene encoding multiple monosaccharide ABC transporter ATP-binding protein, producing the protein MSDDILVMRGITKRFAGVTALHGVSLAVRRGEIHAICGENGAGKSTLMKVLSGVHPHGSYEGEIVFEGEPCEFAGVRDSERRGIVIIHQELALCGQLSIAENLFLGNERARRGFIDWNRTNHAAGELLARVGLRENPTTPVHDLGVGKQQLVEIAKALAKDVRLLILDEPTAALNDDDSAHLLDLLEGLRDEGVTSVIISHKLNEVKRIADSITILRDGRTIETLPAGDVSEERIISGMVGRDLEHRFPPRTPKVGEEVLRIEDWTVHSPSQPDRVVVDRANLVLRRGEIVGLAGLMGAGRTELAMSVFGRTYGVGVSGRVLKDGREIDTRSVRKAIRNGIAYVSEDRKRYGLNLIEDVKRNVSAAGLGKLAPRGWVDENEEFSVAERFRRSMNIKTPGVGTQVGTLSGGNQQKVVLAKWMFTDPDVLILDEPTRGIDVGAKYEIYSIINELADQGRAVLVISSELPELLGLCDRVYALSEGRITGELSREEASQERLMHHMTQGQTS; encoded by the coding sequence ATGTCCGACGACATCCTGGTGATGCGCGGCATCACCAAGCGGTTCGCCGGGGTCACCGCGCTGCACGGCGTCTCGCTCGCCGTGCGGCGCGGTGAGATCCACGCGATCTGCGGTGAGAACGGCGCGGGCAAGTCCACGCTGATGAAGGTGCTCTCCGGCGTGCACCCGCACGGCTCGTACGAGGGCGAGATCGTCTTCGAGGGCGAGCCCTGCGAGTTCGCCGGCGTGCGCGACAGCGAGCGGCGCGGCATCGTGATCATCCACCAGGAGCTGGCGCTGTGCGGTCAGCTGTCCATCGCGGAGAACCTGTTCCTGGGCAACGAGCGGGCCCGGCGCGGGTTCATCGACTGGAACCGCACCAACCACGCGGCGGGCGAGCTGCTCGCCCGCGTGGGCCTGCGGGAGAACCCGACCACGCCGGTGCACGACCTGGGCGTGGGCAAGCAGCAGCTGGTGGAGATCGCCAAGGCGCTGGCCAAGGACGTCCGGCTGCTGATCCTGGACGAGCCGACCGCGGCGCTCAACGACGACGACTCCGCGCACCTGCTCGACCTGCTGGAGGGCCTGCGCGACGAGGGCGTCACCTCGGTGATCATCTCGCACAAGCTCAACGAGGTGAAGCGGATCGCCGACAGCATCACCATCCTGCGCGACGGCCGCACCATCGAGACGCTGCCCGCCGGTGACGTGAGCGAGGAGCGGATCATCTCCGGCATGGTCGGCCGCGACCTGGAGCACCGGTTCCCGCCGCGCACGCCGAAGGTCGGCGAGGAGGTGCTGCGGATCGAGGACTGGACCGTGCACAGCCCGTCGCAGCCGGACCGCGTGGTGGTGGACCGGGCCAACCTGGTGCTGCGGCGCGGCGAGATCGTGGGCCTGGCGGGCCTGATGGGCGCGGGCCGCACCGAGCTGGCGATGAGCGTGTTCGGCCGCACCTACGGCGTGGGCGTGTCCGGGCGGGTGCTCAAGGACGGGCGCGAGATCGACACCCGGTCCGTCCGCAAGGCCATCCGCAACGGCATCGCCTACGTCAGCGAGGACCGCAAGCGCTACGGCCTCAACCTCATCGAGGACGTCAAGCGCAACGTGTCCGCGGCCGGGCTGGGCAAGCTCGCCCCGCGCGGCTGGGTGGACGAGAACGAGGAGTTCTCCGTCGCCGAGCGGTTCCGGCGGTCGATGAACATCAAGACCCCCGGCGTCGGCACCCAGGTCGGCACGCTGTCCGGCGGCAACCAGCAGAAGGTCGTGCTGGCCAAGTGGATGTTCACCGACCCGGACGTGCTCATCCTCGACGAGCCCACGCGCGGCATCGACGTGGGCGCCAAGTACGAGATCTACTCGATCATCAACGAGCTGGCCGACCAGGGTCGGGCCGTGCTCGTCATCTCCTCGGAGCTGCCGGAGCTGCTGGGCCTGTGCGACCGCGTGTACGCGCTGTCGGAGGGCCGGATCACCGGTGAGCTGAGCCGGGAAGAGGCCAGCCAGGAACGCCTGATGCACCACATGACCCAGGGACAGACCTCATGA
- the mmsB gene encoding multiple monosaccharide ABC transporter permease translates to MTTKTAPPPVKAQAGPQRRFTINIRQSGIYVAFAFIVALFAVLTDGQLLQPQNISNIIVQNSYVLILAIGMILVIIGGHIDLSAGSVVALTGAICAVLTVQAGVPWWLAVVITLVAGAVIGAAQGYWIAFFGIPAFIVTLAGMLVFRALTLTVLGNQGIGPFPNPIRTLANGFTAGYLGNVGLGPLGGADLVSLLVGVAVVAGLAFAQWRKRKARLGYGQVVDPFPVFVLKIVLAAAVVLAVVVQLARFRNLPWVLVLLAVLVLGYSVMADRSVFGRHIYAIGGNLQAATLSGVKVKQVTFWIFVNMGVLSALAGVIFAGRLNQAGPTAGTSFELDAIAAAFIGGAAVQGGVGKVVGAITGGLIMGVINNGMSLIGAPSERVMLVKGLVLLAAVAYDVWTKRRS, encoded by the coding sequence ATGACCACGAAGACCGCGCCGCCCCCGGTGAAGGCGCAGGCCGGGCCGCAGCGCCGGTTCACCATCAACATCCGGCAGTCCGGCATCTACGTGGCGTTCGCGTTCATCGTGGCGCTGTTCGCGGTGCTGACCGACGGCCAGCTGCTGCAGCCGCAGAACATCTCCAACATCATCGTCCAGAACTCCTACGTGCTGATCCTGGCCATCGGCATGATCCTGGTGATCATCGGCGGGCACATCGACCTGTCCGCCGGGTCGGTGGTGGCGCTGACCGGCGCGATCTGCGCGGTGCTGACCGTGCAGGCCGGCGTGCCGTGGTGGCTGGCCGTGGTGATCACGCTGGTCGCGGGCGCGGTGATCGGCGCGGCGCAGGGCTACTGGATCGCGTTCTTCGGCATCCCGGCGTTCATCGTGACGCTGGCGGGCATGCTGGTGTTCCGCGCGCTGACCCTGACCGTGCTGGGCAACCAGGGCATCGGCCCGTTCCCGAACCCGATCCGCACCCTGGCCAACGGCTTCACCGCCGGCTACCTGGGCAACGTCGGCCTCGGCCCGCTGGGCGGCGCCGACCTGGTCAGCCTGCTCGTGGGCGTCGCGGTGGTGGCCGGGCTCGCGTTCGCGCAGTGGCGCAAGCGCAAGGCCCGACTGGGTTACGGCCAGGTCGTGGACCCGTTCCCGGTGTTCGTGCTCAAGATCGTCCTGGCGGCCGCGGTCGTGCTGGCCGTGGTGGTGCAGCTGGCCCGGTTCCGCAACCTGCCGTGGGTGCTGGTGCTGCTCGCGGTGCTGGTGCTGGGCTACTCGGTGATGGCCGACCGGTCGGTGTTCGGCCGGCACATCTACGCCATCGGCGGCAACCTCCAGGCGGCGACCCTGTCCGGCGTGAAGGTCAAGCAGGTGACCTTCTGGATCTTCGTCAACATGGGCGTGCTGTCCGCGCTGGCCGGCGTCATCTTCGCGGGCCGGCTCAACCAGGCCGGCCCGACCGCGGGCACCTCGTTCGAGCTGGACGCGATCGCGGCGGCGTTCATCGGCGGCGCGGCCGTGCAGGGCGGCGTGGGCAAGGTGGTCGGCGCGATCACCGGCGGCCTGATCATGGGCGTCATCAACAACGGCATGTCGCTGATCGGCGCGCCCAGCGAGCGGGTGATGCTGGTCAAGGGCCTGGTGCTGCTCGCGGCCGTGGCCTACGACGTGTGGACCAAGCGCCGCTCCTGA
- a CDS encoding DeoR/GlpR family DNA-binding transcription regulator: protein MNRYDRLNALLELVAERGRVEVDDIAEELDVSGATIRRDLDHLAEQQLLTRTRGGAVAHAVAYDLPVRYRTVRRAGDKQRIGRAAAGLVSRGAVVGVTGGTTTTEVARALATSAEFGGAEGDGLVTVVTNALNIAGELAVRPQVKLVVTGGVARPQSYELVSPLAGRIINALSLDVAFLGVDAIDPDSGAHAHHEGEAEVNRMLAARARRVVVVADSSKVGARAFAEICPITDVHVLVTDSDADPDDVRRFRERGVEVRQV from the coding sequence GTGAACCGTTACGACCGGTTGAACGCACTGCTGGAGCTGGTGGCCGAGCGCGGCCGCGTGGAGGTCGACGACATCGCCGAGGAGCTCGACGTCTCCGGCGCGACCATCCGCCGCGACCTCGACCACCTGGCGGAGCAGCAGCTGCTCACCCGGACCAGGGGCGGCGCGGTGGCCCACGCCGTCGCCTACGACCTGCCGGTGCGCTACCGCACCGTGCGCCGGGCGGGTGACAAGCAGCGCATCGGCCGCGCGGCCGCCGGGCTGGTCAGCCGCGGCGCCGTGGTCGGGGTGACCGGCGGCACGACCACCACCGAGGTGGCCCGGGCGCTGGCGACCAGCGCCGAGTTCGGCGGCGCGGAGGGTGACGGGCTGGTCACCGTGGTCACCAACGCGCTGAACATCGCCGGCGAGCTGGCCGTGCGGCCCCAGGTGAAGCTGGTGGTGACCGGCGGCGTGGCGCGGCCGCAGTCCTACGAGCTGGTGAGCCCGCTGGCGGGCCGGATCATCAACGCCCTGAGCCTCGACGTGGCCTTCCTGGGCGTGGACGCGATCGACCCCGACTCGGGCGCCCACGCGCACCACGAAGGTGAGGCCGAAGTCAACCGGATGCTCGCCGCCCGCGCCAGGCGGGTCGTCGTGGTGGCCGATTCCTCGAAGGTGGGCGCGCGGGCGTTCGCCGAGATCTGCCCGATCACCGACGTCCACGTGCTCGTCACCGACAGCGACGCCGACCCCGATGACGTGCGGCGATTCCGCGAACGGGGGGTGGAGGTCAGGCAGGTCTGA
- a CDS encoding TolB family protein — translation MRTRAKLLVTAAVAVLLGGVVVGHAVLSGPSGAAPAAGAVSGPRLVVLSNGLLSTVSRSDPAGPREVTDQRCDRAYSAGGTTACLRPVGAFGAGGLAVLDASLREVRTVPLTGFPNRARVSAGGRMVAWTLFVDGHSYAANGFSTSAGVLDTRTGALVTSLEEFTSSVDGVVTAAADRNFWGVTFAADDNRFYATMSTGGHRYLVEGDFAARTLRSVADGVECPSLSPDGTRIAYKAAVGGDPRRGWRLSVRDLATGAVTPLAETRSVDDQPAWLDDRTVAYGLQRGDGVNDVWSVPADGTGTPSVLVPEANSPAAPD, via the coding sequence ATGAGGACGAGGGCGAAGCTGCTGGTCACGGCGGCGGTGGCGGTGCTGCTCGGTGGCGTGGTGGTCGGCCACGCGGTGCTGTCCGGCCCGTCCGGGGCCGCGCCCGCGGCGGGCGCGGTGAGCGGGCCGCGCCTGGTGGTGCTGAGCAACGGCCTGCTGTCGACGGTCTCCCGGTCCGACCCGGCCGGGCCCCGGGAGGTCACCGACCAGCGGTGCGACCGGGCCTACAGCGCGGGCGGCACCACCGCGTGCCTGCGGCCGGTCGGCGCGTTCGGGGCGGGCGGGCTGGCCGTGCTGGACGCGTCCCTGCGCGAGGTCCGGACCGTGCCGCTGACCGGGTTCCCGAACCGGGCCCGGGTGTCGGCCGGCGGGCGGATGGTGGCCTGGACGCTGTTCGTGGACGGCCACTCGTACGCGGCCAACGGGTTCTCCACCAGCGCCGGGGTCCTCGACACCCGCACCGGGGCGCTGGTCACGTCCCTGGAGGAGTTCACGTCCTCGGTGGACGGTGTGGTCACCGCGGCGGCGGACCGCAACTTCTGGGGCGTCACGTTCGCCGCCGACGACAACCGCTTCTACGCCACGATGTCCACCGGCGGGCACCGCTACCTGGTGGAGGGCGACTTCGCCGCGCGGACCCTGCGGTCGGTCGCCGACGGCGTCGAGTGCCCGTCGCTGTCCCCGGACGGCACGCGCATCGCCTACAAGGCGGCCGTGGGCGGCGACCCGCGGCGCGGCTGGCGGCTGTCCGTGCGTGACCTCGCCACCGGGGCGGTGACGCCGCTGGCGGAAACCCGCAGCGTCGACGACCAGCCCGCGTGGCTCGACGACCGCACCGTGGCCTACGGGCTCCAGCGCGGCGACGGCGTCAACGACGTGTGGTCCGTGCCCGCCGACGGCACCGGCACCCCGTCCGTGCTGGTCCCGGAGGCGAACTCGCCCGCCGCGCCCGACTGA
- a CDS encoding MFS transporter, with translation MYLSTIPRPRALGWKGLSGNVFALGAVSLVTDVSSEMVTAVLPLYLVVGLQLSPAAYGVIDGLHTGATTLLRLVGGYLADRTDRRKAVAALGYGMSAVAKLGLLPAGTSTAALGAVITLDRAGKGLRTAPRDALITLSTPAGDLGRAFGAHRAMDGVGAFLGPLVALAVLAATGGSFDSVFVTSACVAALGVLVLVLFVRDHRSALPARPVRVSAVGGLWRDAGVRRVVLAATLLGLATVGDGFVYLLLQEREGLAIGWFPLLAVGTSLVYLLLAAPLGALADRVGRLPVVLGGYAALAAVYLLVAGPLGGWSLVVVVVALYGVFYAATDGVLMALAGPLLPERLRTTGIAVIQSGQALGYLGSSVLFGLAWQAWGPGAATRLAAAGAVLALVATFALVRGRS, from the coding sequence GTGTACCTGTCCACGATCCCCCGCCCCAGAGCGCTGGGCTGGAAGGGCCTGAGCGGGAACGTCTTCGCGCTCGGCGCGGTCAGCCTGGTCACCGACGTCTCGTCGGAGATGGTCACCGCGGTCCTGCCGCTCTACCTCGTCGTCGGCCTCCAGCTCAGTCCGGCCGCCTATGGCGTCATCGACGGTCTCCACACCGGCGCCACCACGCTGCTGCGGCTGGTCGGCGGCTACCTCGCCGACCGCACCGACCGGCGCAAGGCGGTGGCGGCCCTCGGCTACGGCATGTCGGCGGTGGCCAAGCTGGGCCTGCTGCCGGCGGGCACCTCGACCGCCGCGCTGGGCGCGGTGATCACGCTCGACCGGGCCGGCAAGGGCCTGCGGACCGCGCCCCGGGACGCGCTGATCACCCTGTCGACCCCGGCGGGCGACCTCGGCCGGGCGTTCGGCGCGCACCGGGCCATGGACGGCGTGGGCGCGTTCCTCGGCCCCCTGGTCGCCCTGGCGGTGCTCGCGGCGACCGGCGGGTCGTTCGACTCCGTGTTCGTGACCAGCGCCTGCGTCGCCGCCCTGGGCGTGCTGGTCCTGGTGCTGTTCGTGCGCGACCACCGCTCGGCGCTGCCGGCGCGACCGGTGCGGGTCTCCGCCGTCGGCGGGCTGTGGCGGGACGCGGGCGTGCGGCGGGTCGTGCTCGCGGCGACCCTGCTCGGCCTGGCCACCGTCGGCGACGGGTTCGTGTACCTGCTGCTCCAGGAGCGGGAGGGCCTGGCGATCGGCTGGTTCCCGCTGCTGGCGGTCGGCACCAGCCTGGTCTACCTGCTGCTGGCGGCGCCGCTGGGCGCGCTGGCCGACCGCGTGGGCAGGCTGCCGGTGGTGCTCGGCGGGTACGCGGCGCTCGCCGCGGTGTACCTGCTCGTCGCCGGCCCGCTGGGCGGCTGGTCGCTCGTGGTGGTGGTCGTGGCGCTCTACGGCGTGTTCTACGCGGCCACGGACGGCGTGCTGATGGCGCTGGCCGGGCCGCTGCTGCCGGAGCGGCTGCGCACCACCGGCATCGCCGTGATCCAGAGTGGACAGGCCCTGGGGTACCTGGGGTCGTCCGTGCTGTTCGGCCTGGCCTGGCAGGCGTGGGGGCCCGGGGCCGCGACCCGGTTGGCGGCGGCGGGCGCCGTGCTCGCCCTGGTCGCCACGTTCGCGCTGGTGCGGGGGCGTTCATGA
- a CDS encoding CBM96 family carbohydrate-binding protein: MQGRRAPLAVLAVGVVTAAALTVVASSDNLPAASAATATFTPVADTYVDDSATGTNFGTSGQLGVDGSPVKRIFLKFTVSGVSGAVTNAKLRLHTDDVSGSAGPSGGAFRAMSDTTWSETSVTWNNQPAVDGVSLTSLGPVSRNAWYEVDVTSLVRANGTYGIAVTSTSTDGADYDSRESGSATAPQLVLTTGTTTTTPGTGGDPVLVGAGDIADSGSGDSATAALLDGIPGTVFTTGDNVYDNGTAAEFTNYYDPTWGRHKARTRPSPGNHDYNTSGATGYYNYFGSVAGPSGQGYYSYDLGNWHIVSLNSNITTSAGSAQEKWLRADLAANTKPCTAAYWHHPLFTSGANHAPSTATRPLFQALYDYNADVVLFGHNHQYERFAPQNPSGALDTARGIRTFVAGMGGASHYSFGTIKPNSEVRNSDTYGVLKLTLHSDGFSWQFVPEAGRSFTDNGTTACH; this comes from the coding sequence ATGCAAGGTCGCAGAGCTCCACTGGCGGTGCTCGCCGTCGGTGTCGTCACCGCCGCCGCCCTCACCGTCGTCGCTTCCTCCGACAACCTCCCGGCCGCGTCGGCGGCCACCGCCACCTTCACCCCGGTCGCCGACACCTACGTCGACGACTCCGCCACCGGCACCAACTTCGGCACCTCCGGCCAGCTCGGCGTGGACGGCTCGCCGGTCAAGCGGATCTTCCTCAAGTTCACCGTCTCCGGCGTGTCCGGGGCGGTGACCAACGCCAAGCTGCGCCTGCACACCGACGACGTGTCGGGTTCCGCCGGCCCGTCCGGCGGCGCGTTCCGGGCGATGTCCGACACCACCTGGTCGGAGACGTCGGTGACCTGGAACAACCAGCCGGCCGTCGACGGGGTGTCGCTCACCAGCCTCGGTCCGGTGTCCCGCAACGCCTGGTACGAGGTCGACGTCACCTCGCTGGTCAGGGCCAACGGCACCTACGGCATCGCGGTGACCTCGACCAGCACCGACGGCGCGGACTACGACTCGCGCGAGTCCGGCTCGGCCACCGCGCCGCAGCTCGTCCTGACCACCGGCACCACCACGACCACCCCGGGGACCGGCGGCGACCCGGTCCTGGTCGGCGCGGGCGACATCGCGGACTCCGGTTCGGGCGACAGCGCCACCGCCGCGCTGCTGGACGGCATCCCCGGCACGGTCTTCACCACCGGCGACAACGTCTACGACAACGGCACCGCCGCGGAGTTCACCAACTACTACGACCCGACGTGGGGCAGGCACAAGGCGCGCACGCGCCCGTCACCGGGCAACCACGACTACAACACGTCGGGCGCCACCGGCTACTACAACTACTTCGGCTCGGTGGCCGGCCCGTCCGGCCAGGGCTACTACTCGTACGACCTGGGCAACTGGCACATCGTCTCGCTGAACTCCAACATCACCACCTCGGCGGGCTCCGCGCAGGAGAAGTGGCTGCGCGCGGACCTGGCCGCCAACACCAAGCCGTGCACGGCGGCGTACTGGCACCACCCGCTGTTCACCTCGGGCGCCAACCACGCCCCGTCCACGGCGACGCGCCCGCTGTTCCAGGCGCTGTACGACTACAACGCCGACGTGGTGCTGTTCGGCCACAACCACCAGTACGAGCGATTCGCGCCGCAGAACCCGAGCGGCGCGCTGGACACCGCGCGCGGCATTCGCACGTTCGTGGCCGGCATGGGCGGCGCGAGCCACTACTCGTTCGGCACCATCAAGCCCAACAGCGAGGTGCGCAACAGCGACACCTACGGCGTGCTGAAGCTGACCCTGCACAGCGACGGCTTCTCCTGGCAGTTCGTGCCGGAGGCGGGCAGGAGCTTCACCGACAACGGCACCACCGCCTGCCACTGA
- a CDS encoding LysR family transcriptional regulator ArgP: MLDPECVRTLLAVVDEGTFDAAARALHVTPSAVSQRIKQLEQRTGRVLLVRSKPARLTDSGEVIARYGRQQALLDRDAREALGLVEDPTPIPVAVNADSLSSWFRRVVTELAGDDGLVLAVRREDQDHTADLLRRGLVVAAVTSSPQPVQGCRARPLGSIRYHAVAAKRFARRWADRPLHEAPVIVFDAKDDLQDAFCRDLTGRDAAARRHHLPDGHVFEDAVVAGAGWAMLTEQQVRRHRGLVHLAPDRPVDVPLHWQQWKLDSPPLSRVADAVFRAAAAELH; this comes from the coding sequence ATGCTCGATCCGGAGTGCGTGCGCACCCTGCTGGCCGTTGTGGACGAAGGCACGTTCGACGCCGCGGCCCGGGCGCTGCACGTCACGCCCTCGGCCGTGAGCCAGCGCATCAAGCAGCTCGAACAGCGCACCGGGCGGGTGCTCCTGGTGCGCTCCAAACCCGCCCGCCTCACCGACTCCGGCGAGGTGATCGCCCGCTACGGCCGCCAGCAGGCGCTGCTGGACCGGGACGCGCGCGAGGCGCTGGGCCTGGTCGAGGACCCGACACCGATCCCGGTGGCGGTCAACGCCGACTCGCTGTCGAGCTGGTTCCGCCGCGTGGTCACCGAGCTGGCCGGCGACGACGGCCTGGTGCTGGCCGTGCGGCGGGAGGACCAGGACCACACCGCGGACCTGCTGCGCCGGGGCCTGGTCGTGGCGGCCGTGACGTCGTCGCCGCAACCGGTGCAGGGCTGCCGCGCCCGTCCACTCGGGAGCATCCGCTACCACGCGGTCGCGGCGAAGCGGTTCGCGCGCCGCTGGGCGGACCGGCCGCTGCACGAGGCGCCGGTGATCGTGTTCGACGCCAAGGACGACCTCCAGGACGCGTTCTGCCGGGACCTGACCGGCCGCGACGCGGCGGCGCGGCGCCACCACCTGCCGGACGGGCACGTGTTCGAGGACGCCGTGGTGGCGGGCGCGGGCTGGGCGATGCTGACCGAGCAGCAGGTCCGGCGGCACCGCGGCCTGGTGCACCTGGCCCCGGACCGCCCGGTGGACGTGCCGCTGCACTGGCAGCAGTGGAAGCTCGACTCGCCGCCGCTGTCGCGGGTGGCCGACGCGGTGTTCCGGGCGGCGGCGGCCGAGCTGCACTGA
- a CDS encoding LysE/ArgO family amino acid transporter → MIPAVLAGLGTGLSLIVVIGAQNALVLRQGVLRQRVPVIVTICAGSDALLIALGVGGVGAALTAWPGALEVVRWVGAAFLVGYGVLAARRVLRPAALEIGGAASAAIATCLALTWLNPHVYLDTVLLLGTASTGFGGDRWWFGLGAMAASALWFGGLGFGARWLSGVFTRPSAWRVLDAAVAVVITATGVSLVL, encoded by the coding sequence GTGATCCCCGCTGTGCTCGCCGGGCTCGGTACCGGCCTGTCCCTCATCGTCGTCATCGGTGCCCAGAACGCCTTGGTGTTGCGGCAAGGCGTGCTGCGCCAACGGGTCCCGGTCATCGTGACCATCTGCGCGGGGTCCGACGCGCTGCTCATCGCGCTCGGGGTGGGCGGTGTGGGCGCGGCGTTGACGGCCTGGCCGGGCGCGTTGGAGGTGGTGCGGTGGGTCGGCGCGGCGTTCCTGGTCGGGTACGGGGTGCTGGCGGCGCGGCGGGTGCTGCGGCCGGCGGCGCTGGAGATCGGCGGCGCGGCCTCCGCGGCGATCGCCACGTGCCTGGCGCTCACCTGGCTCAACCCGCACGTGTACCTGGACACCGTGCTGCTGCTGGGCACCGCGTCCACCGGGTTCGGCGGGGACCGCTGGTGGTTCGGCCTCGGGGCGATGGCGGCCAGCGCGCTGTGGTTCGGCGGCCTGGGGTTCGGCGCGCGGTGGCTGTCCGGGGTGTTCACCCGGCCCTCGGCCTGGCGGGTGCTGGACGCGGCGGTCGCCGTCGTGATCACGGCGACCGGCGTCTCCCTGGTGCTCTAG
- a CDS encoding arabinan endo-1,5-alpha-L-arabinosidase, whose translation MQTRRSKAIAWAATTLTALTAAASLTISGSANAIQAMAYPNPGRVTGDVGVHDPSFAKRPEGGYLVAHTGDNIALKTSTDRIAFRNAGQVFPNGAPWTTTYTNGSRNLWAPDLSYQNGRYHLYYSASSFGSNRSAIFLATSTTGAAGSWTDQGLVVESRTSDNFNAIDPNLVVDDQGRWWLSFGSFWSGIKLVQLNPSTGKRLDGTIRSVASRNGGPVEAPTIVKHGGYYYLFVSFDYCCRGASSTYRVMVGRSTSVTGPYLDRGGRDLNSGGGTEILATHDAVIGPGHQDVFTDVDGDILAYHYYTSGGASLLGVNLLGYDSSGWPYAH comes from the coding sequence ATGCAAACACGCAGGTCAAAGGCGATCGCGTGGGCAGCAACAACGTTAACCGCCCTCACCGCGGCAGCCAGCCTGACGATCAGTGGTAGCGCTAACGCAATCCAGGCGATGGCCTACCCGAACCCCGGTCGGGTGACGGGCGACGTGGGCGTGCACGACCCGTCGTTCGCCAAGCGCCCCGAGGGCGGCTACCTGGTGGCGCACACCGGCGACAACATCGCGCTGAAGACCTCGACCGACCGCATCGCCTTCCGGAACGCGGGCCAGGTCTTCCCCAACGGCGCGCCGTGGACGACCACCTACACCAACGGGAGCCGCAACCTGTGGGCCCCGGACCTGTCGTACCAGAACGGCCGCTACCACCTGTACTACTCGGCGTCCAGCTTCGGCTCGAACCGGTCGGCGATCTTCCTGGCCACCAGCACCACCGGCGCGGCGGGCTCCTGGACCGACCAGGGCCTGGTCGTCGAGTCGCGCACCAGCGACAACTTCAACGCCATCGACCCCAACCTGGTGGTCGACGACCAGGGCCGCTGGTGGCTGAGCTTCGGCTCGTTCTGGTCGGGCATCAAGCTCGTCCAGCTCAACCCGTCCACGGGCAAGCGGCTGGACGGCACGATCCGGTCGGTCGCGAGCCGCAACGGCGGGCCCGTCGAGGCGCCCACCATCGTCAAGCACGGCGGCTACTACTACCTGTTCGTGTCGTTCGACTACTGCTGCCGCGGCGCGTCGAGCACCTACCGCGTCATGGTCGGCCGCTCGACCTCCGTCACCGGCCCGTACCTGGACCGCGGCGGCCGCGACCTCAACTCCGGTGGCGGCACCGAGATCCTGGCGACCCACGACGCGGTCATCGGCCCGGGGCACCAGGACGTGTTCACCGACGTGGACGGCGACATCCTGGCCTACCACTACTACACCTCCGGCGGCGCCTCGCTGCTGGGCGTCAACCTGCTGGGTTACGACTCGTCGGGCTGGCCGTACGCGCACTGA
- a CDS encoding epoxide hydrolase family protein, translating to MIEPFELDVPQADLDDLADRLARTRWPDELPGAGFDYGFPLARARALADHWLNHYDWRRHEAELNAFPQFTTHVDGQRVHFLHVRSPRPDALPLVLIHGWPGSVVEFLDVVGPLSRDFHVVVPSIPGFGLSGPTTERGWDVTRVARAFTELMTRLGYPRYGAQGGDWGSGIAQAMGAVAPDRVVGVHVNYLPTPPVEGVELSGEDRRRLDRIEGYLRQRPGYQVLQGTRPQTVAYALTDSPAGQLAWIAEKFTEWTDPASAIPVDRVLTNVMLYWLTGTAGSSARLTRESGLAPKPACPAPLGVAVFAHDIVLPVRPLAERTHRVEHWSEFDRGGHFAALEVPDLLVADIRAFFAGRAPRATC from the coding sequence ATGATCGAGCCCTTCGAGCTGGACGTGCCGCAAGCCGACCTCGACGACCTGGCCGACCGCCTGGCCCGCACCCGCTGGCCCGACGAGCTGCCCGGCGCCGGCTTCGACTACGGCTTCCCCCTCGCCCGCGCCCGCGCGCTGGCCGACCACTGGCTGAACCACTACGACTGGCGGCGGCACGAGGCCGAGCTGAACGCGTTCCCCCAGTTCACCACGCACGTCGACGGCCAGCGGGTGCACTTCCTCCACGTCCGCTCACCGCGCCCGGACGCCCTGCCCCTGGTCCTGATCCACGGCTGGCCCGGCTCGGTGGTCGAGTTCCTGGACGTGGTCGGGCCCCTGTCGCGCGACTTCCACGTCGTCGTGCCGTCCATCCCCGGCTTCGGCCTGTCCGGCCCCACCACCGAGCGCGGCTGGGACGTGACGCGCGTGGCGCGGGCGTTCACCGAGCTGATGACCCGCCTCGGCTACCCCCGCTACGGCGCGCAGGGCGGCGACTGGGGTTCGGGCATCGCGCAGGCGATGGGCGCGGTGGCACCGGACCGCGTCGTCGGGGTGCACGTCAACTACCTGCCCACGCCGCCGGTCGAGGGCGTCGAACTGTCCGGAGAGGACCGGCGCAGGCTCGACCGGATCGAGGGGTACCTCCGGCAGCGCCCCGGCTACCAGGTCCTGCAGGGCACCCGCCCGCAGACCGTCGCCTACGCGCTGACCGACTCGCCGGCGGGGCAGCTCGCGTGGATCGCGGAGAAGTTCACCGAGTGGACCGACCCCGCCTCGGCCATCCCGGTGGACCGGGTGCTGACCAACGTGATGCTGTACTGGCTCACCGGCACCGCCGGCTCGTCGGCGCGGCTGACCCGGGAGAGCGGCCTCGCGCCGAAGCCCGCCTGCCCGGCACCGCTGGGCGTCGCGGTGTTCGCGCACGACATCGTGCTGCCGGTCCGGCCGCTGGCCGAGCGGACGCACCGGGTCGAGCACTGGAGCGAGTTCGACCGGGGCGGCCACTTCGCCGCGCTGGAGGTGCCGGACCTGCTGGTGGCCGACATCCGGGCGTTCTTCGCGGGACGGGCACCCCGGGCCACCTGTTAG